The following are encoded together in the Phenylobacterium sp. NIBR 498073 genome:
- the cmk gene encoding (d)CMP kinase: MKTPFVIAVDGPAASGKGTIASRLAGAYDLPMLDSGLLYRAVGVLLARHGGDLDDVAAATQVARDLTAEMLTDPAFRTREAGEAASRVAVHPPVREALRDMQQDFARRPGGAVIDGRDIGTVIAPEAPAKLYVTATPEIRAERRWKQLQGQGEAVAYEDILGDIRKRDARDGGRADSPMRPADDSVLLDTSEMTIEQATDAARRIVEAARARWENS, translated from the coding sequence GTGAAGACGCCGTTCGTCATCGCGGTCGACGGGCCGGCCGCCTCGGGCAAGGGCACGATCGCCAGCCGGCTGGCCGGCGCCTACGATCTGCCGATGCTGGACTCCGGCCTGCTCTACCGGGCGGTCGGGGTGCTGCTGGCCCGGCACGGCGGCGATCTGGACGATGTCGCGGCCGCTACCCAGGTCGCCCGCGACCTGACCGCCGAGATGCTGACCGACCCGGCGTTCCGCACCCGCGAGGCCGGCGAGGCCGCCAGCCGCGTCGCCGTCCATCCGCCGGTGCGCGAGGCGCTGCGCGACATGCAGCAGGACTTCGCCCGCCGGCCGGGCGGGGCGGTGATCGACGGGCGCGACATCGGCACGGTGATTGCGCCCGAGGCCCCGGCCAAGCTCTACGTCACCGCCACGCCCGAGATCCGGGCCGAGCGGCGCTGGAAGCAGCTGCAGGGCCAGGGCGAGGCGGTCGCCTACGAGGACATCCTGGGCGACATCCGCAAGCGTGACGCCCGCGACGGCGGCCGGGCCGACAGCCCGATGCGGCCGGCCGACGACTCCGTCTTGCTGGATACCAGCGAAATGACTATAGAGCAGGCCACCGATGCGGCCCGCCGCATCGTCGAGGCGGCGCGCGCGCGCTGGGAGAATTCCTAG
- the rpsA gene encoding 30S ribosomal protein S1, whose translation MADDLSLNPSRDDFAALLDASMGGRDFMEGTVVKGAVVGIEKDFAIIDVGLKTEGRVSVKEFGVDESGKPTLKVGDTVEVFLERVENAMGEAVISRDKARREEAWTRLEGVYEKNEPVMGSIVGRVKGGFTVDLGGASAFLPGSQVDIRPVRDVGPLMGKEQPFAILKMDRPRGNIVVSRRAILEEARAEQRTELVSQLQEGEVREGVVKNITDYGAFVDLGGIDGLLHVTDMSWKRVNHPSQVLAVGDTVKVQIVKINPDTQRISLGMKQLQSDPWDGVEAKYPVGAKFTGRITNITDYGAFVELEPGVEGLVHVSEMSWTKKNVHPGKIVSTSQEVDVVVLDVDPSKRRVSLGLKQAMANPWDAFVAAHPIGSTVEGEVKNATEFGLFIGLDNDIDGMVHLSDLDWSVPGEEAIAKYNKGDVVKARVLDVDVEKERISLGIKQLAGDPMEGDTFRRGQTVTVTVTEVTTGGIEVKFGDDEAPMTAFIRKSDLSRDRADQRPERFAVGDRVDAQVVQIDKAARRVSLSIKSLEMAEEKEAIEQFGSSDSGASLGDILGAALREKAGKE comes from the coding sequence ATGGCTGACGATCTTAGCCTGAACCCCTCGCGTGACGATTTCGCCGCGCTGCTCGACGCCTCGATGGGCGGCCGTGACTTCATGGAAGGCACCGTCGTCAAGGGCGCCGTGGTCGGCATCGAAAAGGACTTCGCGATCATCGACGTCGGTCTGAAGACCGAAGGCCGCGTGTCCGTGAAGGAATTCGGCGTCGACGAAAGCGGCAAGCCGACCCTGAAGGTCGGCGACACCGTCGAAGTCTTCCTGGAGCGCGTCGAGAACGCCATGGGCGAAGCGGTCATCAGCCGCGACAAGGCCCGCCGCGAAGAAGCCTGGACCCGTCTGGAAGGCGTCTACGAAAAGAACGAGCCGGTCATGGGCTCGATCGTGGGCCGCGTTAAGGGCGGCTTCACCGTCGATCTGGGCGGCGCCTCGGCGTTCCTGCCGGGTTCGCAAGTCGACATCCGCCCGGTGCGCGACGTCGGCCCGCTCATGGGCAAGGAACAGCCCTTCGCCATCCTCAAGATGGACCGTCCGCGCGGCAACATCGTCGTCTCGCGTCGCGCCATCCTGGAAGAAGCCCGCGCCGAACAGCGCACGGAGCTGGTCAGCCAGCTGCAAGAGGGCGAAGTCCGCGAAGGCGTGGTCAAGAACATCACCGACTACGGTGCGTTCGTGGACCTGGGCGGCATCGACGGCCTGCTGCACGTCACCGACATGAGCTGGAAGCGCGTCAACCACCCGAGCCAAGTGCTCGCGGTCGGCGACACCGTGAAGGTCCAGATCGTGAAGATCAATCCGGACACCCAGCGCATCAGCCTCGGCATGAAGCAGCTGCAGTCCGACCCGTGGGACGGCGTGGAAGCCAAGTACCCGGTGGGCGCCAAGTTCACCGGCCGGATCACCAACATCACCGACTACGGCGCCTTCGTGGAGCTGGAGCCGGGCGTCGAAGGCCTGGTCCACGTCTCGGAAATGTCCTGGACCAAGAAGAACGTCCATCCGGGCAAGATCGTCTCGACCTCGCAAGAAGTCGACGTGGTCGTGCTGGACGTCGATCCGTCGAAGCGCCGCGTTTCGCTGGGCCTGAAGCAGGCCATGGCCAACCCGTGGGACGCCTTCGTGGCCGCTCACCCGATCGGCTCGACCGTCGAGGGCGAAGTCAAGAACGCCACCGAGTTCGGCCTGTTCATCGGCCTGGACAACGACATCGACGGCATGGTGCACCTGTCCGACCTCGACTGGTCGGTGCCGGGTGAAGAAGCGATCGCCAAGTACAACAAGGGCGACGTGGTCAAGGCGCGCGTTCTCGACGTCGACGTCGAGAAGGAACGCATCTCGCTGGGCATCAAGCAGCTGGCCGGCGACCCGATGGAAGGCGACACCTTCCGCCGCGGCCAGACCGTGACCGTCACGGTGACGGAAGTCACCACCGGCGGCATCGAGGTCAAGTTCGGCGACGACGAAGCCCCGATGACGGCCTTCATCCGCAAGTCGGACCTGTCGCGCGACCGCGCCGACCAACGTCCGGAGCGCTTCGCCGTGGGTGACCGCGTCGACGCTCAAGTGGTCCAGATCGACAAGGCCGCCCGCCGCGTGTCGCTGTCGATCAAGTCGCTGGAAATGGCCGAAGAAAAGGAAGCCATCGAGCAGTTCGGCTCGTCGGACTCCGGCGCTTCGCTGGGCGACATCCTCGGCGCGGCCCTTCGCGAGAAGGCCGGCAAGGAATAA
- a CDS encoding DUF3857 domain-containing protein, with protein sequence MYRTTLVAIAAAAWFSPALAADRPSFGPPAAWVAVAEIPQTPPEDGGAAVQVVLDDNQTRFSSDGDSYYNRRIYRVTRSEGLTGFQSRNVTWDPAVEQVAWHTLRIVRDGKTIDLLKGGKDLLVLRRETNLERAMLDGRLTASRQIEGLQVGDLVDMAWTITRRDPIVEGHSYDYERMQFPGAAGRYRVRVSWPQDKAVRWQGTEGFGEPKVASQGGWTVLERDQALATAPKPPLGAPLRFQRLGDLEVSSYAAWGEVSRIMHPHFAKAATLGPGSDVKAQAAAIAAAHKEPKDRAFAALQLVEDQTRYLFLGMGEGGYVPATADETWQRRFGDCKGKTVLLLALLKELGIEAEPALVSLGGGDGMDERLPSLSAFNHVLVRAVIGGKTYWLDGTRTGDRGGIDTLPAPGWRWALPLRADGAELERVVEPPPSRPQIVAEIHLDASKGLSEAAPARVELRMHGDAAAGFRQVAARAPKADLERTFRQAFSASYSWIALDSVRWDSQPGDNSFTLVMTGTAEVDWRENPDLGVREFRLPGTGGGVTAYPRREPGPNRDAPYAVAYPTFRESVTEVVLPGGGRGFTIRGPNGEQTIGGYEVRQSSLIEGEVARFSTQVRAMAPEIPAADIEAANRGLRALAAQEYFVRAPK encoded by the coding sequence TTGTATCGTACGACCTTGGTGGCGATCGCCGCCGCCGCCTGGTTCTCGCCCGCGCTGGCCGCCGACCGGCCGAGCTTCGGCCCGCCGGCCGCCTGGGTGGCGGTGGCGGAGATCCCCCAGACCCCGCCCGAGGACGGCGGCGCGGCGGTGCAGGTGGTGCTGGACGACAACCAGACGCGGTTCTCGTCGGACGGGGATTCCTACTACAACCGCCGCATCTACCGGGTGACCCGGTCCGAGGGGCTGACCGGCTTCCAGTCGCGCAACGTGACCTGGGACCCGGCGGTCGAGCAGGTGGCCTGGCACACCCTGCGCATCGTCCGCGACGGCAAGACCATCGACCTCCTGAAGGGCGGCAAGGACCTGCTGGTCCTGCGCCGCGAGACCAACCTGGAGCGGGCGATGCTGGACGGGCGGCTGACCGCCAGCCGCCAGATCGAGGGCCTGCAAGTCGGCGACCTGGTCGACATGGCCTGGACGATCACCCGCCGCGACCCGATCGTCGAGGGCCATTCCTACGACTATGAGCGGATGCAGTTCCCCGGCGCGGCCGGGCGCTATCGCGTGCGGGTCTCCTGGCCGCAGGACAAGGCGGTGCGCTGGCAGGGCACCGAAGGTTTCGGCGAGCCGAAGGTCGCGAGCCAAGGCGGCTGGACGGTGCTGGAGCGCGACCAGGCGCTGGCCACGGCGCCCAAGCCGCCGCTGGGCGCGCCGCTGAGGTTCCAGCGGCTGGGCGACCTGGAAGTGTCGAGCTACGCGGCCTGGGGCGAGGTCTCGCGCATCATGCATCCCCACTTCGCCAAGGCCGCGACCCTGGGGCCGGGCTCCGACGTGAAGGCGCAGGCCGCGGCCATCGCCGCCGCGCACAAGGAGCCCAAAGACCGGGCCTTCGCGGCCCTGCAGCTGGTCGAGGACCAGACCCGCTACCTGTTCCTGGGCATGGGCGAGGGCGGCTATGTGCCGGCTACGGCCGACGAGACCTGGCAGCGGCGGTTCGGCGACTGCAAGGGCAAGACCGTGCTGCTGCTGGCGCTGCTCAAGGAGCTGGGGATCGAGGCCGAGCCGGCGCTGGTGTCGCTGGGCGGCGGCGACGGGATGGACGAGCGCTTGCCCTCGCTGTCGGCGTTCAACCACGTCCTGGTGCGCGCCGTCATCGGCGGCAAAACCTACTGGCTGGACGGCACGCGGACCGGCGACCGCGGCGGGATCGACACCCTGCCTGCGCCCGGCTGGCGCTGGGCGCTGCCGCTGCGCGCCGACGGCGCCGAGTTGGAGCGGGTGGTCGAGCCGCCGCCCAGCCGGCCGCAGATCGTCGCGGAGATCCACCTCGACGCCTCAAAGGGACTGTCGGAGGCCGCCCCGGCGCGGGTCGAACTGCGCATGCACGGCGACGCCGCCGCCGGCTTCCGCCAGGTCGCCGCGCGCGCCCCCAAGGCCGACCTGGAGCGCACCTTCCGCCAGGCTTTCTCCGCCAGCTACAGCTGGATCGCGCTGGACAGCGTCCGCTGGGACAGCCAGCCGGGCGACAACAGCTTCACGCTGGTGATGACCGGCACGGCCGAGGTCGACTGGCGCGAGAACCCCGACCTGGGCGTGCGCGAGTTCAGGCTGCCGGGAACCGGCGGCGGCGTGACCGCCTATCCGCGGCGCGAGCCGGGCCCCAACCGCGACGCCCCCTATGCGGTGGCCTATCCGACCTTCCGCGAGTCTGTGACCGAGGTGGTGCTGCCGGGCGGCGGGCGCGGCTTTACGATCCGCGGCCCGAACGGCGAGCAGACGATCGGCGGCTACGAAGTGCGGCAATCCTCGCTGATCGAGGGCGAGGTGGCCCGGTTCTCGACCCAGGTGCGCGCGATGGCGCCCGAGATTCCGGCGGCCGATATCGAGGCGGCGAATCGCGGCCTGCGGGCGCTGGCCGCGCAGGAATACTTCGTGCGGGCGCCCAAATGA
- the ihfB gene encoding integration host factor subunit beta, with translation MIKSELIARLSEENPHLTQRDVERVVGVILERMIQALETDGRVELRGFGALSVRSRDARAGRNPRTGESVDVRAKHVPFFKSGKELRERLNAD, from the coding sequence ATGATCAAGTCGGAACTTATCGCCCGCTTGTCGGAGGAAAACCCGCACCTGACCCAACGCGACGTCGAGCGCGTGGTCGGGGTTATCCTCGAGCGGATGATCCAAGCTTTGGAAACTGACGGCCGCGTCGAGCTGCGCGGCTTCGGGGCGCTTTCGGTGCGGTCGCGCGACGCGCGGGCCGGCCGCAATCCGCGCACCGGCGAGTCCGTGGACGTGCGCGCCAAGCATGTTCCGTTCTTCAAGAGCGGCAAGGAACTGCGCGAGCGGCTCAACGCCGACTAG
- the mscL gene encoding large-conductance mechanosensitive channel protein MscL: MGIFSEFREFIARGNVIDLAVGVIIGASFNKIVDSLVNQVVMPPIGLLTGGMDFSKLEWVLRADDPATKASELVAIQYGAFVNTLIQFLIVAWVIFLLVKGVNALRRQQEEAPAAPSPSEALLTEIRDLLKTKS, translated from the coding sequence ATGGGCATCTTCTCTGAATTCCGCGAGTTCATCGCGCGTGGCAATGTCATCGACCTTGCGGTCGGCGTGATCATCGGCGCGTCGTTCAACAAGATCGTCGACAGCCTGGTCAATCAGGTGGTGATGCCGCCGATCGGCCTGCTCACCGGCGGCATGGACTTCTCGAAGCTGGAATGGGTGCTGCGGGCGGACGACCCGGCGACCAAGGCCAGCGAGCTGGTCGCCATCCAGTACGGCGCCTTCGTCAACACCCTCATCCAGTTCCTGATCGTCGCCTGGGTGATCTTCCTGCTGGTCAAGGGCGTGAACGCCCTGCGCCGTCAACAGGAGGAGGCGCCCGCCGCGCCCAGCCCCAGCGAGGCCCTGCTGACCGAAATCCGCGACCTTCTGAAGACCAAATCCTGA
- a CDS encoding phosphoribosylanthranilate isomerase, whose protein sequence is MTVRAKICGLSTPETVRAAADGGASHIGFNFFPKSPRYVELEAAAILAQPARARGVKIVAVTVDPDDAMLDRLMATLKPDLIQLHGKETPARAHQAAERTGVGIIKALPVSDGSDVAAAGGFEPVVEHLMFDAKPPKDSELPGGTGARFDWTIMAGRRFQRPWLLAGGLDPWNVAEAIRLSGAPLVDVSSGVERGPGLKDPALIKAFLDAVRRA, encoded by the coding sequence ATGACCGTGCGCGCCAAGATCTGCGGACTTTCGACGCCCGAGACCGTGCGTGCGGCCGCCGACGGCGGAGCCAGCCACATCGGCTTCAACTTTTTCCCCAAGAGCCCGCGCTATGTCGAGCTGGAGGCCGCCGCGATCCTGGCCCAGCCGGCGCGGGCGCGGGGCGTGAAGATCGTCGCCGTCACCGTCGATCCGGACGATGCGATGCTCGACCGGCTGATGGCGACCCTGAAGCCCGACCTCATCCAGCTGCACGGCAAGGAGACGCCGGCGCGCGCCCATCAGGCGGCCGAGCGCACGGGCGTCGGGATCATCAAGGCGCTGCCGGTGTCGGACGGCTCCGACGTCGCGGCGGCGGGCGGCTTCGAGCCGGTGGTCGAACATCTGATGTTCGACGCCAAGCCGCCGAAGGACTCCGAACTGCCGGGCGGAACCGGCGCGCGGTTCGACTGGACGATCATGGCCGGGCGGCGCTTCCAGCGGCCCTGGCTGCTGGCCGGGGGCCTCGATCCGTGGAACGTCGCCGAGGCGATCCGGCTGTCGGGCGCGCCGCTTGTGGACGTTTCTTCTGGCGTGGAACGCGGTCCCGGACTAAAGGACCCGGCCTTGATCAAGGCGTTTCTCGACGCCGTCCGCCGCGCTTGA